The following proteins come from a genomic window of Clupea harengus chromosome 22, Ch_v2.0.2, whole genome shotgun sequence:
- the LOC105903531 gene encoding intelectin-like, which translates to MLGESVLLSCLALGLCAVANWNTTTQELHKNLNLKRYHSKMRMVGQSCKEIQETFKVKEDGIYFLITESGVVYQTFCDMTTDGGGWTLVASVHENDILGKCTQGDRWSSQNGDNPDKPEGDQSWANRVTFGTADAATDDDYKNPGYYDIQARDVSVWHVPNNEESGLWSNSSFLRYHTETHFLKTYGGNLYHLFKRHPVKHGMAECKGGSGIPIPVVYDKGDEKSTGQLYGPAARAEFEPGFITFSASNSEKAPVAICSGVKPTGCNPQYYCIGGGGYYPIGALVACGDFNAFDWTIFGGAGQHKASQKMIDAAMLLFYR; encoded by the exons ATGCTGGGGGAGAGCGTTCTGTTGAGTTGCCTTGCACTAGGACTCTGTGCAGTGGCTAACTGGA ATACAACTACCCAGGAGCTACACAAAAATCTGAATTTAAAAAGATATCATTCCAAGATGAGAATGGTTGGCCAGAGCTGCAAAGAAATTCAAGAGACATTTAAGGTGAAGGAAG aTGGCATTTACTTCCTCATCACCGAGAGTGGAGTCGTCTATCAGACCTTCTGTGACATGACCACAGATGGTGGGGGCTGGACTCTGGTGGCCAGTGTTCATGAAAATGACATCCTGGGAAAGTGCACCCAAGGGGACCGCTGGTCAAGTCAGAACGGAGACAACCCTGATAAGCCAGAGGGTGACCAGTCCTGGGCCAACAGGGTCACCTTTGGAACAGCAGACGCTGCTACAGATGATGATTACAAG AATCCTGGGTACTATGACATTCAAGCCAGGGATGTTTCCGTATGGCATGTTCCCAATAATGAGGAATCAGGACTTTGGTCCAACTCCTCTTTTCTGCGctaccacacagagacacatttccTTAAAACCTACGGAGGAAATCTTTATCATTTATTCAAG CGCCACCCTGTGAAACATGGAATGGCAGAATGCAAAGGAGGCAGTGGAATCCCTATCCCTGTGGTATACGATAAGGGGGATGAGAAATCTACAGGCCAGCTCTATGGACCTGCAGCAAGAG CTGAATTTGAACCAGGCTTTATTACCTTCAGCGCGTCCAACAGTGAAAAAGCACCGGTGGCCATCTGCTCTGGCGTCAAGCCAACTGGATGCAATCCTCAATAT TACTGTATTGGTGGAGGGGGATATTACCCAATTGGCGCATTAGTGGCATGTGGAGACTTCAATGCTTTTGACTGGACCATATTTGGTGGGGCTGGACAACACAAGGCATCACAGAAGATGATAGATGCGGCCATGCTTTTATTCTACCGCTGA